In the Colias croceus chromosome 25, ilColCroc2.1 genome, cacaatatatttttatatatagatggTATTATCCGCGTTGTCTAGCGACCTGCTGCGTTTACATATAATTCATGTAGGGTAGCACTGATAGCCGCAAAAGCAACAAATAAAGATGCTATCAATTATATTTGATAACAGCATAGCATAGCAATGATCTGCTCTCCATGTTTTACGCGTCGACTATAACGTATCCAAATTGCGAAAGCATACTAATAtctatacatctatacatatataataaagttgaagaattcttcagttTGAACCCGCTTATCTCGAGAAGAGATCACTCCTggtttgatttgaaaaattcttttggagttagatagcccattcattgAGGAAGGCCTCATcttgctaagaccaacaggagcggtgcactgcgggtgaaaccacggagcacagctagtcttaTATAAGAGCATCACCACACACTCGTTGACCTGCTCCTGTAAGTCATCATGCTGCCACAAAAGAGCGTCACCAGACACTTCCCATTGACATGCcacttttacatattatagccTAAGCGGCAGTGGCACACACTCACCGGCCACCTGCTGCTCCTGCCAGGCGGCGCGCAGCTGCTCGTACAGCAGCCCCGCGTCGGCGAGCAGCCGCCGCAGCTGCGTGACGCGCTTGCGCTCGGGCCGCGCGAGCCGCAGCAGCGGCGCGAACACCGGCCGGAACGTGTTCTGTCTGGAAACGGCATTACAGACATGTATTATGCATGTCAATATATACTTATCACAAAATAAAAGGTCTATTTTGACAGTTCATGttcttagttatttttatttatctttcgcaaaattaaagtacatataaaattgtaaaattcgAAAAtcgttattattattcaatgtcTATAATCTGTGACAGTTTCAACAAAcacatacattattatattatatttattgaaataagttATTTACTGTAATGATTTTTGCTTTTTCCTCACCTTTCTAGAAGTTTCTTAAGATTATCTAAGGCCTCCAGCTCTGTGTGAATGGGTCTAGCCCAGGCGCGGGCAGTTTCAACCATGTCCTTGCTGGCAGCCGACCCTTCACCGCCACCTCCCACTTCTTGCTGCTCACCTAGACACAAATAGAAACGTTTATCATAACATCccttcatatattttattacaattttacgacATGTTCGATTtataatacacataatatgcttcatattacttataaatgtaaaatattaaatactataaGAGTTAAAAAATTTAGTCAACTTCTGTAAAAAATTTCACACTGTCCACAGATAATGTATCCGCGTCTAGCAACACTCGAGCTAGCACTCGCAACGACACATACTTAACCCGTCACTTACACATCTTGCTTACAAAATACCTTCTCAAAAGTACCATATAAATTGCCACTCAATTCATACAATGCACACTTACTCTGCGACAAATGCTCCACAATCCGATAGGCAGCTGTTGCCCTATCGAGTGCGCTGTCCACAGATAACGTATCCGCATCTAGCAACACTCGAGCTAGCACTCGCAACGATACCGACTTGACCGTCGACTTGCACTTCTCAGCGGCAAGCGCATAGCTGTCTGTGAAACCGGCCACTATGGACTTGAATCGGTCCAAGAGCTTATAGctgtaacaaatataataaccaTATAATGAACATTATTGATTGAAAACTACATATGTGCATttactataaatttattaatttactatatgtgtgtaaaatacatattaaagaTTACAAATTGATAATGTGActatttgacaaatttttatcCATATTTAACCACAAATGATCACAAAATGCATAACTGTAAGGTCCTACTTCCAAAGctcctccttttttaatatgaagtctgaattttataattctatagatacatatatataaataagtattcaCATACTTATATAGTTAGATACATCTTTTCTATACATCCAGAAATAacttaatacaataataccatttatgtaaaatgtaagtaatcattttaaaatatcttaccGAGTAAGTGCTTCCAGAAGCATTGTAGGGCTAAGGCGTCTTGGCTCatggtaaattaaaataatgctaCCATCTCCCTTCTCTTTCTCCAACCAGTCAAGAAAGTCTGTTAAGGCAGATATCTCCGACTTTGTCTTCAAtatctgtaaataaatcaaatctttagtaaaatatgtataaaatataccacATAAATGTgttcattttttatgtttagttACTTTTTCCtgtttatacaaatttttattctctagttcgaaataaaaaaaaaaaattcataaccaaaaaatatctttcgattttgtattagaattatttttgttatgttttgTAGATTTATTCCATACAATAAGAAAAGCTCATAAATTCTCACCTTATGTGTAACAGTATCCTTCAACATCCTATATCTACCAACAGTGACAACTCTAACGTTATGCCTCCGTCTCGCTCCCGGATTCAGATCCCCGTATGGCATTATATATTGCGAGTATGTTTGTTTTGGAGTATACGCTGCTATTTGACatatctaaaattaaaattttcaagtaATTTCTAGAAAAAATCACTAAATACTAgatataacacaaaaataaataaattgtaatggtaatattttttacgactcaaatcatttttaaaaatacaatttaaaaataatacttaatagaCAGTATGATTTATTAGAGggattaaattattaagatatagatagactagtggtccgccccggcttcgcccgtggtacatatttcgcaataaaatgaAGCCTATggcctttctcgggtatcaaaatatctccataccaaatttcatgcaaattggttcagtactttaggcgtgattgagtaacagacagacagacagagttacttttgcatttataatattagtatggatacaATAGATATGTGTAGCTtctgatataaataataaacattcaacaataataaaccattgttttaaaactaatcTGTTTCAGCAGTCGGCAAACAATTGCAAACTATAAGACCGCAAATTGttatatagtaaaaaaaatccattaTCAGTGCCGCACCTCATCGATAAGCCTCCGGCCAGTCGTATCCATGTCCCATCCCACTAAAGAGTACTTGCCGGGCGGCAAGCCAGCTGGCTTCTCCGCCAGAGCAGGCAACACCTCAGTAGGTGCATCATTACCATTCACCTTTGCTTCCGAAACCATTGCCATGTACACTTAGTTaactgtaattattataaataaaaaaataaacaactgtagattaaaaaaaaataaccaaaaagtatgattacattgaaatgaaaattacagataaaacaaataatatttgagggtactttaaaattaagtagaAGATTCTAGTAAATTCTATGAacacttaaatatataaacgtCTCATAGGTAAATATTTGTCTATTATATGACTAGAACTATAGTTTACACATATTATCATGAATCAagtctatttataaataatgttagcAGTGAAAATGTCAGAAAcaactaggtacataatattgataaaatttaaatattttgaaatgataTCTCCTATTAAATTTCAGTTTCTTATTAGATTAGAAATAACAACCTTAAAAACATTCACGCCGCTCTAAAACAAGCAGTCAAAAGCCAATCGATTGATGCTatcacttttttttaaacctgaCTCATATTGTCATAGTAACCAAAATAAATGGTCGTCTATCTCTGTACACTAAActtatctatttttaacattcaattAATCTGAATAacgagaaaaataaatagaaaataggaCACGTGGCTATCTTTTCTGAGGACATTTTGCCCCACCCCAATatgtcaaaataaaacataaattacttacttttttgttaCGATGTTTctgcaataataataagtttattatctCAAAATATGAGATATATTGTTATTCTATAATAACAgcaaaatagaaatatatttaaaaaaatatcacaatcAACTTAGCACAGCACGTGTGCCGCAATCGGAAAAACGCAAGCAATTTAATAATAGTGCTGAACGTGATTCTATCCTTTTTGAtacagataattttaatatttttatttaaaataattaacctGTATAGCATAAAAAGTAAtcaattattcaataaaatctatataatttgtagaatttggttaaatataaaagatttttcttaaatttaacACGTATATTAAGTTAATTACGAGGCCTCATACTCATTTGACCacataatgatttattaattatgtaatttatttcctgaagtagtaaataaaataaaaaatcgagTATATGTACTTTATATTCAGAtgagtaaatttaaaattatattctaattattatactgGAAGGAtgatttaatacaaattacagATTATCAAATACTTACTTGGATGTTGTTTTGCACGAATTGAAAACACCGTAGAAAACACTTTACCTACCAGATGACATAGCTGTcattgaattttattgaaatgacagatgacatttgacatttgacaaatAGAGACGAACATTGTTTTGTACTACTGTGGTTTTGTATTGTGAATTCTGTACTTAATTAGTGATcaaatttgtattaaataggtactcaataaaatattcgttttattataaatttcttCATGACAACTTGATTTAAAATGTCTGAAAATATAGAAGATTAccaaaatcaaattattttagcaagaacagaaattaaaaatttaaggtAAGGGATGTATTAAActgataattttgtatgaaaagtggttttaatcatattaattccatttgaactttaatatttgtgttttagGCAACGTATTTCGGCTCTAAAACATGAGCACATAAAggaaattaaagaaattaagGGGTTATTGAACGATCTTCGATGCGTTAAATGTGCCGAAAAAGGTAACATagattacaaatatttatataggaAGTGTATAACTAATGCTGAATCTCTTTCATTTATAAAGATTAATTAATGTTGAATCTCTTTCATTTGATTCAATAAAACAGTgtgtaaaagttttatttatgtttgcgGTGTGCATTTAATcctaatattattagaaatgCGAAAGATactttgtctgtctgtctttttCACGCTTCAATCATTGAACCGATTTgttgaaattgttttatttctggaATATCATGGTTTTTCTATGACTATGCAACcttatcatataaatattctTGTCATTAGAAGGCAGTGTGAGACAAACTATggcaaataaaagtaatacaagtaatatattaactaactatgtatatttaaaaaaattctagCTACACAGTACAATCCCAGGCAAGAATCAGATAATGTAATTGCACCTGTCTCAGACAATATAACATACAGTCCTATTGGATTCATTGAAACAACATTTGAGAATAAAAGAGCTGTACCGAGACAGCCTTCAATACTATCACAGGCGAAAGGTGTGGTTGTTATCAATACAAACACATTTAATAATCCGGAACATGCATTAAGTGGATTGGAAGAGTTCTCTCATATGTGGTATgttcatttgaaatattaaaatggataaagattttttcattAGTAATTTGaatctttaataaatagtaaggATCACTGCAGTAAGCAATCTCTGTCAAAAGGTAATGttgcaaattataaaaatacttatgtttcAACCCTCCTTAATAaatgtatacctacataattgaCTCTTTtgttagattattattataaagaatagaaaaaaatactatgtgtactagtgtacacacataagaagttaaacttctttatgaccttatttttcaaaaaataatttactatatacaACTTTACAGAGATacatcgaatcacgcgtggtagggataagaaaaagatgacgtgtaacggaaaaatgtcaccgtaacgaaaaaatgttacattaaatttttttccaaccctgataaagaagtttcacttcaaaaatgtgtatttatttgttatggtTAATCATCCACTATAGTTAAATCACCATTTTAATGTGAAAATTTATTCAGCATTGTCATTAATTCGAATTTTTTCAGGATAATATTCCACTTTCACTCAACCGCAAGTAATAATGTACCAGCAAAGGTGGCTCCGCCGCGTCTTGCAGGTGAAAGAAGGGGTGTATTCTCAACAAGATCACCGCATAGACCATGTCCGATTGGCTTGTCGTTGGTCAAAATACATAGTGTGGAAGGTGAGATTTTaagtaaatgattttttttttaatataaatatgtgttGCTCATActttaatgtttaattaaaataaaatatctaaactcgctgtgccccgcggttttacccgcattgctccattcctgttggtctt is a window encoding:
- the LOC123703246 gene encoding maternal protein exuperantia — translated: MAMVSEAKVNGNDAPTEVLPALAEKPAGLPPGKYSLVGWDMDTTGRRLIDEICQIAAYTPKQTYSQYIMPYGDLNPGARRRHNVRVVTVGRYRMLKDTVTHKILKTKSEISALTDFLDWLEKEKGDGSIILIYHEPRRLSPTMLLEALTRYKLLDRFKSIVAGFTDSYALAAEKCKSTVKSVSLRVLARVLLDADTLSVDSALDRATAAYRIVEHLSQSEQQEVGGGGEGSAASKDMVETARAWARPIHTELEALDNLKKLLERQNTFRPVFAPLLRLARPERKRVTQLRRLLADAGLLYEQLRAAWQEQQVAGLEKQLSALSVSAKEEDIKELIEIFDCHFDPAKEPKAPQPRPNNKNRTTSSAGEAGEAGETGEAEGSTSESQKSSQQNSPTKTNDVTANSDQKTEAVAAN